The genomic segment agatgatcccaattttgttggcaacatccaaagcatcATAGTCAGGGGCCAGCCGAACgtatgccttcttctctccatcaggcctgattaaggtgttgaccttggctacatcaatgtcatagagcttcttcacagcctgtttgatctggtgcttgttggccttgacatccacaatgaacacaagtgtgttgttgtcttctattttcttcatggctgactcagtagtcagggggaacttgatgatggcatagtgatcaagcttgtttctcctggggGCGCTCTTTCGAGGGTATTTGGGCTGCCTTCGGAGACGCAGAGTCTTGGGTCGTCGGAACATAGGTGATGTGcggatcttcttttttttgtgactgtggaCGCCTTTCAGCACtgctttcttggccttcaaagcctttgctttggcttcggctttgggaggggcaggggcttccTTCTTAGCTTTTGGCGCCATCTTCGtaaaagggcaagatttcatttcttttgatggctgcatagtattccattgtgtatatataccagatcttctttatccattcatctgttgatggacacataggttctttccatagtttggctattgtggacattgctgctataaacattcaggtgcatgtgccccttcagatcactatgtttgtatctttagggtaaatacccagtagtgcaattgctgggtcatagggtagctctattctcaactttttgaggaacctccatgctgttttccagaatggttgcaccagcttgcattcccaccaacagtgtaggagggttctccgcatcctcgtcagcatctgtcatttcctgacttgttaattttagccattctgactggtgtgaggtgatatttcattgtggttttgatttgtatttccctgatgccaagtgatatggagcactttttcatgtgtctgttggccatctggatgtcttctttgcagaaatgtctgttcatgtcctctgtccatttcttgattggattatttgttctttgggtgttgagttgctaagctctttatagattttggatactagctctttatctgatatgtcatttgcaaatatcttctcccattctgtcagttttcttttggttttgttaactatttcctttgctgtgcaaaagctaaaaaaaaaattttttaacttttttcttgggaaggaaaaaagcacTTGTTGCTTTATTAGTATCATTTCTAAAACTCTTTATTGAGCCCCTATAATGTACAGAAGTTATAAGACAGGATGTATATGTTTTGCTGTTAAAATGTGTAATCAAACACACCAGAGACATACAGTGATACCTTGAGAGTACAGTCCCGACTGGGTCAGCATGACTTCAGGGCTTACTC from the Lutra lutra chromosome 11, mLutLut1.2, whole genome shotgun sequence genome contains:
- the LOC125080739 gene encoding 60S ribosomal protein L23a-like, whose amino-acid sequence is MAPKAKKEAPAPPKAEAKAKALKAKKAVLKGVHSHKKKKIRTSPMFRRPKTLRLRRQPKYPRKSAPRRNKLDHYAIIKFPLTTESAMKKIEDNNTLVFIVDVKANKHQIKQAVKKLYDIDVAKVNTLIRPDGEKKAYVRLAPDYDALDVANKIGII